From the Hymenobacter yonginensis genome, one window contains:
- the asnS gene encoding asparagine--tRNA ligase, with protein MSDLRKTSVQDLLRSTDLDREVLVKGWVRTRRGNKYVQFIAVNDGSGFNSIQVVANAEQFPEEKLKADGVENGAAIAVRGQLVASQGKGQTVEIQATEITVYGSADTAEYPLQKKGHTLEFLREIAHLRPRTNTFGAVLRIRHAMAFAVHQYFNDHGYFYVHTPIITGSDAEGAGQMFRVTTLPEQNPPLDEAGHVDYKQDFFGKATNLTVSGQLEGELAAMALGKIYTFGPTFRAENSNTARHLAEFWMIEPEVAFNDLHDNMDLAEDFLKSLVRYALAHCPDDLQFLNDQYDKELLARLQFVVDNDFKRLTYTEAVEILKSAKQKFEFPVDWGTDLQSEHERYLVEKHFKKPVILTNYPKDIKAFYMKLDDDGRTVRAMDVLFPGIGEIIGGSQREEDLQKLRTRMQEMHVPEEDLWWYLDTRRYGSAPHAGFGLGFERLILFVTGMANIRDVIPFPRFPKSAEF; from the coding sequence ATGTCCGACCTCCGAAAGACCAGCGTGCAGGACCTGCTCCGCAGCACCGACCTGGACCGCGAAGTGCTGGTGAAAGGCTGGGTCCGCACCCGCCGCGGCAACAAATACGTGCAGTTCATTGCCGTGAATGACGGCTCCGGCTTCAATTCCATCCAGGTGGTGGCCAACGCCGAGCAGTTTCCGGAGGAAAAGCTGAAGGCTGACGGCGTGGAAAACGGCGCCGCCATTGCCGTGCGCGGCCAGCTGGTGGCCTCACAGGGCAAGGGCCAGACGGTGGAAATCCAGGCCACCGAAATTACGGTCTACGGCTCGGCCGATACCGCCGAATATCCGCTGCAGAAGAAGGGCCACACCCTGGAGTTCCTGCGCGAAATTGCCCACCTGCGCCCCCGCACCAACACGTTTGGGGCGGTGCTGCGCATCCGGCACGCCATGGCGTTTGCGGTGCACCAGTACTTCAACGACCACGGCTACTTCTACGTCCACACGCCCATCATCACCGGTTCCGATGCCGAGGGTGCCGGCCAGATGTTCCGCGTGACCACCCTGCCCGAGCAGAACCCGCCGCTGGATGAAGCCGGCCACGTAGACTACAAGCAGGACTTCTTCGGCAAAGCCACTAACCTCACCGTTTCGGGGCAGCTGGAAGGCGAGCTGGCGGCCATGGCCCTGGGCAAGATATACACGTTCGGCCCCACGTTCCGGGCCGAAAACTCCAACACGGCCCGTCACCTGGCCGAGTTCTGGATGATTGAGCCCGAAGTGGCCTTCAACGACCTGCACGACAACATGGACCTGGCCGAGGACTTCCTCAAGAGCCTCGTGCGCTACGCTCTGGCCCATTGCCCCGACGACCTACAGTTCCTCAACGACCAATATGACAAGGAGCTGCTGGCCCGCCTGCAGTTCGTGGTCGACAACGATTTCAAGCGCCTCACTTACACGGAGGCCGTGGAAATCCTGAAGTCGGCCAAGCAGAAGTTCGAGTTTCCGGTGGACTGGGGCACCGACCTGCAGAGCGAGCATGAGCGCTACCTCGTGGAGAAGCACTTCAAGAAGCCGGTTATCCTGACCAACTATCCCAAGGATATCAAGGCCTTCTACATGAAGCTCGACGACGACGGCCGCACCGTGCGCGCCATGGACGTGCTGTTTCCCGGCATCGGCGAAATCATCGGCGGCTCGCAGCGCGAGGAAGACCTGCAGAAGCTGCGCACGCGCATGCAGGAAATGCACGTGCCCGAAGAAGACCTCTGGTGGTACCTCGACACGCGCCGCTACGGCAGCGCCCCGCATGCCGGCTTCGGCCTGGGCTTCGAGCGCCTCATCCTGTTCGTGACCGGCATGGCCAACATCCGCGACGTCATTCCCTTCCCCCGCTTCCCGAAATCGGCGGAATTCTAA
- a CDS encoding FAD-dependent oxidoreductase, with product MSAPVHPVSTGSESLTLMGGGLVGSLLALYLARRGHSVQVLERRPDPRRVGAAEGRSINLALSDRGWRALEGVGVGEQVRQVAIPMYRRVMHDLRGQLTHQPYGHDQQAIYSVSRAGLNRVLLDLAEAEPGVTLRFDQQCLHVDLRDQELHLRDTATNEEYVQPYQRLFGTDGAYSAVRGALQKTDRYNYSQSYLDYGYKELNIAPGPDGSWQLEKNALHIWPRGQYMMIALPNLDGSFTCTLFFPYEGPHSFAALQTPAQVEAFFAEVFADALPLMPELTDDFFQNPTGSLVTVRCYPWSYQDEVVLIGDASHAIVPFYGQGMNAGFEDCRVLSELLDQHGPDWHTVFQQFQQQRKPNADAMADLAIYNFEEMRDRVADPRFLLQKKIESKISAQYPDQWLPLYSQVTFSPDTPYAEALANGQRQERIMRGLMEHIQQEADYDLPAVQELVRQQMQHMHDEPAPSSHGGL from the coding sequence ATGTCTGCGCCCGTTCACCCTGTTTCCACTGGTTCTGAGTCGCTCACGCTGATGGGAGGCGGCTTGGTTGGCTCCTTGCTGGCACTGTATCTGGCGCGGCGCGGACACTCGGTGCAGGTGCTGGAGCGCCGCCCCGACCCGCGCCGGGTAGGGGCCGCCGAGGGCCGGTCCATTAATCTGGCGCTTTCCGACCGGGGCTGGCGGGCGCTGGAAGGCGTGGGCGTGGGCGAGCAGGTGCGGCAGGTAGCCATCCCGATGTACCGGCGCGTGATGCACGACCTGCGTGGCCAGCTCACGCACCAGCCCTACGGCCACGACCAGCAGGCCATCTACTCGGTGTCGAGGGCGGGGCTGAACCGGGTGCTGCTGGATCTGGCCGAGGCCGAGCCGGGCGTGACGCTGCGCTTCGACCAGCAGTGCCTGCACGTAGACCTGCGCGACCAGGAATTGCACCTGCGCGATACCGCCACCAACGAGGAGTATGTGCAGCCCTACCAGCGCCTGTTCGGGACCGACGGAGCCTACTCCGCCGTGCGCGGCGCCCTGCAAAAAACCGACCGCTACAACTACTCGCAGAGCTACCTCGACTACGGCTATAAGGAGCTCAACATTGCACCCGGCCCCGACGGCAGCTGGCAGCTGGAAAAGAATGCCCTGCACATCTGGCCCCGCGGCCAGTACATGATGATTGCGCTGCCTAACCTCGACGGCTCTTTCACCTGCACGTTGTTCTTTCCCTACGAGGGCCCGCACTCCTTTGCCGCGCTCCAGACCCCGGCCCAGGTGGAAGCCTTCTTTGCAGAAGTGTTTGCTGATGCGCTGCCGCTGATGCCGGAGCTCACCGACGACTTCTTCCAGAATCCCACCGGCTCGCTCGTGACTGTGCGCTGCTACCCCTGGTCGTACCAGGATGAGGTGGTGCTCATCGGCGACGCCTCCCACGCCATCGTGCCGTTCTACGGGCAGGGGATGAACGCCGGGTTTGAGGACTGCCGCGTCCTCAGCGAGCTGCTCGACCAGCACGGCCCCGACTGGCACACCGTGTTCCAGCAGTTTCAGCAGCAGCGCAAGCCCAACGCCGACGCCATGGCCGACCTGGCCATCTACAACTTCGAGGAGATGCGCGACCGGGTGGCCGACCCGCGGTTTCTGCTGCAGAAGAAAATCGAAAGCAAGATATCGGCTCAGTACCCCGACCAGTGGCTGCCGCTCTACTCGCAGGTGACGTTCTCGCCCGATACGCCCTACGCCGAGGCCCTGGCCAACGGGCAGCGTCAGGAGCGCATCATGCGGGGCCTGATGGAGCACATCCAGCAGGAAGCCGACTACGACCTGCCGGCCGTGCAGGAACTGGTGCGCCAGCAGATGCAGCACATGCACGACGAGCCGGCCCCATCGAGCCACGGCGGATTATAA
- a CDS encoding FAD-dependent oxidoreductase: MPTETNLAPADALQDGEMRTYSAHGTDVLLIRRAGRYYALAAHCPHYGAPLEKGRLVGEQLVCPWHHACFRVTDGALCEPPALDALPAFPVRVHEGRVWVQVPRNPPASAASPDATPTALVGGQPPAPSAAAPDSRTFVIVGGGAAGQFAAQTLRQEGFGGRIVLVTAEAALPYDRTKLSKPYLAGKADEKALPLRQPDFYEQHDIEVLTDTRATGLHLRTRELKLSGRGPLHYDKLLLAPGGTPSLLPTLPGHDLTNVLPLRTPTDADAIRKAAGPDARIVIIGAGFIGMEAAASLAAEGRHVTVVAQEKEPFERVLGPKIGAMFRNLHRRHGVRFKPEAAAAELVGEQGRVVGVQLKTGQLLPADVVVLGVGVRPATEFLAHTFELEKDGGLRVDAQLLAAEHVYAAGDIARFPLAAGLGQHRVEHWRVAQQQGAAAARNMLGQAKPFAAVPFFWTQQFGKSLRYVGHAEAWDEIIFHGDVRRHNFLALYAHQNRLVAAAAMNRDDDMICIEALMAAGKMPTPTAARRKQNWPKLLAAAQA; encoded by the coding sequence ATGCCCACCGAAACCAACCTCGCCCCAGCCGACGCCCTGCAGGACGGCGAAATGCGCACCTACTCCGCCCACGGCACCGACGTGCTGCTGATTCGCCGCGCCGGCCGCTACTACGCGCTGGCTGCGCATTGCCCGCACTATGGCGCGCCGCTGGAAAAGGGCCGCCTGGTGGGCGAGCAGCTGGTGTGTCCCTGGCACCACGCCTGCTTCCGCGTGACGGATGGCGCCCTCTGCGAACCGCCGGCGCTGGATGCCCTGCCCGCCTTCCCGGTGCGCGTGCACGAAGGCCGGGTGTGGGTACAGGTGCCCCGCAACCCGCCCGCTTCCGCCGCTAGCCCCGATGCCACGCCTACTGCCCTGGTGGGCGGCCAGCCCCCGGCCCCCAGCGCCGCTGCCCCAGACAGCCGCACGTTCGTGATAGTGGGCGGTGGCGCGGCCGGCCAGTTTGCCGCCCAGACGCTCCGGCAGGAAGGCTTCGGCGGGCGCATTGTGCTGGTGACGGCTGAAGCAGCCCTGCCCTACGACCGGACCAAGCTTAGCAAGCCCTACCTAGCAGGCAAAGCCGACGAAAAGGCCCTGCCGCTACGCCAGCCCGATTTCTACGAGCAGCACGATATCGAAGTGCTGACCGACACCCGGGCCACCGGCCTGCACCTGCGTACCCGCGAGCTGAAGCTGAGCGGCCGCGGCCCCCTGCACTACGACAAGCTGCTGCTGGCCCCCGGCGGCACGCCCAGCCTGCTGCCCACCCTGCCCGGCCACGACCTCACCAACGTGCTGCCCCTGCGCACCCCCACCGATGCCGACGCCATCCGGAAAGCCGCCGGCCCGGACGCGCGCATCGTTATCATCGGCGCTGGGTTTATCGGGATGGAAGCCGCCGCCAGCCTGGCCGCTGAAGGCCGGCACGTAACGGTGGTAGCCCAGGAAAAAGAGCCGTTTGAGCGGGTTCTGGGGCCCAAGATTGGCGCTATGTTCCGCAACCTGCACCGGCGGCACGGGGTGCGCTTCAAGCCTGAAGCCGCAGCGGCCGAATTGGTAGGGGAGCAGGGCCGCGTGGTGGGCGTGCAGCTCAAAACAGGCCAGCTTCTGCCCGCCGATGTAGTGGTGCTGGGCGTGGGCGTGCGGCCCGCCACCGAGTTCTTGGCCCACACCTTCGAGCTGGAAAAAGACGGTGGCCTGCGGGTGGATGCCCAGCTGCTGGCCGCCGAGCACGTGTACGCCGCCGGCGACATTGCGCGCTTCCCGCTGGCCGCCGGCCTGGGGCAGCACCGCGTAGAGCACTGGCGCGTGGCGCAGCAGCAGGGAGCCGCCGCCGCCCGCAACATGCTGGGCCAGGCCAAACCCTTCGCCGCGGTACCGTTCTTCTGGACCCAGCAGTTCGGCAAAAGCCTGCGCTACGTGGGCCACGCCGAAGCCTGGGACGAAATCATCTTCCACGGCGACGTGCGCCGCCACAACTTCCTGGCCCTCTACGCCCACCAAAACCGCCTGGTAGCCGCCGCCGCCATGAACCGCGACGACGACATGATCTGCATCGAAGCCCTGATGGCCGCGGGAAAGATGCCCACGCCCACCGCCGCCCGCCGCAAGCAGAACTGGCCCAAGCTGCTGGCGGCGGCGCAGGCATAA
- a CDS encoding TonB-dependent receptor: MKKTYYLFLTLLFMLLQAAPLLAQDAAVTVSGVVQTDTGEPLPGATVFVKGTFIGSSTDREGRFQLRADFSEPPVVLSVSFVGYETREVSLPQPDNAVQVTLKVNATLTSEVIASASRVQEGILQAPVTVEKLNTQQVERIPTADLQVGLNHYKGIDVNSSSLLMNSLSTRGFNSAKSERLIQLTDYFDTQSPSLNVNTGNLTGLPELDVESIEIIHGPASALYGANAFNGVLLLNSKDPFVTEGLSVRVRGGQRSFFDGQVRYAQKLGEKFAFKVVGSYLTADDWLASNYAATSTLVERRNNAEGSALGYDAVNRYGELGGFTFTNNPADPSYATTPAALRGKTVFMPGFTEQDLVGGDDKAKSVKIHPSLSYLLTSSVKLTAGFNYSRGTASYQSSSRYRFKEFGTNQFHGEIKGNRWFVRGQSVQDFGAQSYDLSFLGSFIQTSTISPDGVGATYAQRFYNTYVGTFRATGSLERAQTAANATQLQPSDPRFQQLRSQIISDATPGRGARLNPSSLLNEGNAQYNLPLAEGTDLIVGGAYRKFRLGSNGNLFADDDARIQNHELGGYAQLTQKLLDERLKLAVAGRVDAFKNFDAAFSPRASVVYSAGASKQHNFRASYGRAFRSPTQLDQYIRLDVGQVLLLGNVDNGFQGYSLTNAAGQPFGTPGASLTSFEYSAAALKLERLSTYEAGYKGTLGEKLALDVNYYQSYYNDFIGAQRFIGNRDGSRPTATQLNQELTRPQQNPAGTPFQERTSQTRVLQVWTNARQEVRTRGAAVGASYSVAQPLTLTANYSLNVLDRSNLPDNFQSFFNTPKHKYNVGANGLVNSRLSYAVNYRWAQGHLYELPFAVGELADYSAVDAYVGYTLPQFYTTLQAGGSNLLDATNTQVYGGPNIGRLVFVGVQVDIK, encoded by the coding sequence ATGAAGAAAACTTACTATCTATTTCTCACTCTGCTCTTTATGTTGCTGCAGGCAGCCCCGCTGCTTGCCCAGGATGCAGCTGTTACGGTGAGCGGCGTTGTACAGACCGACACGGGCGAACCGCTGCCCGGTGCCACAGTTTTCGTGAAAGGCACGTTCATTGGCAGCAGCACCGACCGCGAAGGCCGGTTCCAGTTGCGGGCCGACTTCTCGGAGCCGCCGGTAGTACTGTCGGTGTCGTTTGTGGGCTACGAGACGCGTGAAGTGTCTCTGCCGCAGCCCGACAACGCCGTGCAGGTGACGCTGAAAGTGAATGCCACGCTCACCAGCGAGGTAATTGCCTCGGCCTCGCGGGTGCAGGAAGGCATCTTGCAGGCACCCGTGACGGTGGAAAAGCTCAACACCCAGCAGGTAGAGCGCATCCCGACGGCCGACCTGCAGGTGGGCCTCAATCACTACAAGGGCATCGACGTGAACAGCAGCAGCCTGCTGATGAACTCGCTGAGCACGCGCGGCTTCAACTCGGCTAAGTCGGAGCGCCTGATTCAGCTCACCGACTACTTCGATACCCAGTCGCCGAGCCTGAACGTGAACACCGGCAACCTGACCGGCCTGCCCGAGCTGGACGTGGAAAGCATTGAAATCATCCACGGGCCGGCTTCGGCACTGTACGGGGCCAACGCCTTCAACGGCGTGCTACTGCTCAACTCCAAAGACCCCTTCGTGACGGAGGGCCTGAGCGTGCGCGTGCGCGGTGGGCAGCGCAGCTTCTTCGATGGCCAGGTGCGCTACGCCCAGAAGCTGGGCGAGAAGTTCGCCTTCAAGGTGGTGGGCTCGTACCTGACGGCCGACGACTGGCTGGCCAGCAACTATGCCGCCACCAGCACGCTGGTAGAGCGCCGCAACAACGCCGAAGGCTCGGCGCTGGGCTACGACGCCGTGAACCGCTACGGTGAGCTGGGCGGCTTCACGTTCACCAACAACCCTGCCGACCCCTCCTACGCCACCACGCCCGCCGCTTTGCGCGGCAAAACGGTGTTCATGCCCGGCTTCACGGAGCAGGACCTAGTGGGCGGCGACGACAAGGCCAAGTCGGTGAAAATTCACCCGTCGTTGTCGTACCTGCTTACCAGCAGCGTGAAGCTGACGGCCGGCTTCAACTACAGCCGTGGCACGGCCAGCTACCAGAGCAGCAGCCGCTACCGGTTCAAGGAATTCGGCACCAACCAGTTCCACGGCGAAATCAAGGGCAACCGCTGGTTTGTGCGGGGCCAATCGGTGCAGGACTTCGGGGCGCAGTCGTATGACCTGAGCTTCCTGGGTTCGTTTATCCAGACTTCGACGATTTCGCCCGATGGGGTTGGCGCGACCTATGCCCAGCGCTTCTACAACACCTACGTGGGCACCTTCCGGGCTACCGGCTCGCTGGAGCGCGCCCAGACGGCGGCCAACGCCACCCAGCTGCAGCCTTCCGACCCGCGCTTCCAGCAGTTGCGCAGCCAGATCATCAGCGACGCGACGCCGGGCCGCGGGGCACGCCTCAACCCCAGCTCGCTGCTGAACGAAGGCAACGCCCAGTACAACCTGCCGCTGGCCGAAGGTACCGACCTGATTGTGGGCGGCGCCTACCGCAAGTTCCGCCTGGGTTCCAACGGCAACCTCTTCGCCGACGACGATGCCCGCATCCAGAACCACGAGCTGGGCGGCTATGCCCAGCTGACGCAGAAACTGCTGGATGAGCGTCTGAAGCTGGCTGTAGCCGGCCGCGTGGATGCCTTCAAGAACTTCGACGCCGCCTTCTCGCCCCGCGCTTCGGTGGTGTACTCGGCCGGTGCCAGCAAGCAGCACAACTTCCGCGCCTCCTACGGCCGCGCCTTCCGCTCGCCTACGCAGCTCGACCAGTACATCCGCCTCGACGTGGGCCAGGTGCTGCTGCTGGGCAACGTCGACAACGGCTTCCAGGGCTACAGCCTGACCAATGCCGCCGGCCAGCCGTTTGGCACGCCGGGCGCTTCTCTGACCTCGTTTGAATACAGTGCCGCCGCCCTCAAGCTGGAGCGCCTGAGCACCTACGAAGCTGGCTACAAAGGCACGCTGGGTGAGAAGCTGGCCCTGGACGTGAACTACTACCAGAGCTACTACAACGACTTCATCGGCGCGCAGCGCTTCATCGGCAACCGCGACGGCAGCCGCCCCACGGCTACGCAGCTCAACCAGGAGCTGACCCGCCCGCAGCAGAATCCGGCCGGTACGCCCTTCCAGGAGCGCACCTCCCAGACCCGCGTGCTGCAGGTATGGACCAACGCCCGCCAGGAAGTGCGCACCCGCGGTGCCGCCGTGGGCGCCAGCTACAGCGTAGCCCAGCCCCTGACCCTGACGGCCAACTACTCGCTGAACGTGCTGGACCGGAGCAACCTGCCCGACAACTTCCAGTCGTTCTTCAACACGCCCAAGCATAAGTACAACGTGGGCGCCAACGGCCTCGTGAACAGCCGTCTGAGCTACGCCGTGAACTACCGCTGGGCCCAGGGCCACCTCTATGAGCTGCCCTTCGCCGTGGGTGAGCTGGCCGACTACAGCGCCGTGGATGCCTACGTAGGCTACACGCTGCCGCAGTTTTACACCACGCTGCAGGCCGGCGGCTCCAACCTGCTGGATGCCACCAACACCCAGGTATACGGGGGCCCGAACATCGGCCGCCTCGTATTCGTGGGCGTGCAGGTAGACATCAAGTAG
- a CDS encoding LytR/AlgR family response regulator transcription factor, translating to MFPASSLTCALLDGNDLQRTAFTQLLQQLDNLTLVASCATAEEALAFYRQGGQADILFVAADTAGLNVLDTLTLLRSQSELIVLASQEQHATQALALPAVFSLQYPVSLALLRQVLQRVREQQLAAVLAAVPEQIPRYTAALFVKSGSRLLRVDMADIVYIEAVDDYASVVTERQKLLVSSNLKLLAAQLPMGQFQRIHRSYIVNVDHLVSIEENTVGLTKGIRLPIGKSYRDSFYRYLIRV from the coding sequence GTGTTCCCTGCTTCCTCTCTCACCTGTGCTTTGCTGGATGGCAATGACCTCCAGCGTACTGCCTTCACGCAACTCCTGCAGCAACTCGACAACCTGACGCTGGTGGCTTCCTGCGCAACTGCCGAAGAAGCCCTTGCTTTCTATCGGCAGGGCGGCCAGGCCGATATTCTGTTTGTGGCCGCCGACACTGCTGGCCTAAATGTGCTGGATACGCTGACGCTGCTGCGCAGCCAGTCGGAACTGATAGTGCTGGCCAGCCAGGAGCAGCATGCCACGCAGGCGCTTGCGCTGCCGGCTGTGTTTTCTCTGCAGTATCCGGTCAGTCTGGCACTGCTGCGGCAAGTGTTGCAGCGCGTGCGCGAGCAGCAGTTGGCGGCCGTGCTGGCCGCGGTGCCGGAGCAGATACCACGCTACACCGCCGCCCTGTTCGTGAAAAGCGGGTCGCGGCTGCTGCGCGTAGACATGGCCGATATCGTGTACATAGAGGCCGTAGACGACTACGCCAGCGTAGTGACGGAGCGGCAGAAGCTGCTGGTCAGCAGCAACCTGAAACTACTGGCGGCGCAGCTGCCGATGGGCCAGTTTCAGCGGATTCATCGTTCCTATATTGTTAATGTAGACCACCTGGTCAGCATCGAGGAAAACACGGTAGGCCTCACGAAAGGCATCCGCCTGCCCATCGGCAAGTCGTACCGCGACAGTTTTTACCGCTACCTGATCCGGGTGTAA
- the rpoN gene encoding RNA polymerase factor sigma-54 — protein MQRLDMKQLLSQKLSPQQIQFIKLLQIPTVELEARIKEELEANPALEEGDEADDDFEDQETGDDSGDDTDDFDDPDAEFDNPDNTLEEDFDQGSEEQPEIELPAKDEPVEQKESESADDLDLSDYLNDDEIAGYKMQGDGPGDDDDDREMPLADTSGSLIDSLLDQLGFASLDEKQEAIGRQLIGSIDGDGYIRRDLSAIANDLAFAQNIEATEAEVESVLHVVQSFDPAGIGARDLQECLLLQLERRPQDEATEHAEQILNETFDEFTKKHYPRIQQKLDLEDDELKDAIALILKLNPKPGGTGPVGMGKVQYIIPDFILTNDNGSFNLTLNSRNAPDLRVSPAYTEMFRAYDKGAKKDKKLKEAVTFVKQKLDSAKWFIDAIRQRQNTLLRTMDAIVRYQREFFAEGDESKLRPMILKDIAQEISMDISTVSRVANSKSVQTEFGIYPLKYFFSEGIATDSGEDASSREVKHILKEIIEGEKKDRPLSDDKLEKMLNARGYNIARRTVAKYREQLNIPVARLRKEL, from the coding sequence ATGCAACGACTGGACATGAAGCAGCTTCTCTCGCAGAAGCTGAGCCCGCAACAGATCCAATTCATTAAGCTGCTGCAAATCCCGACGGTGGAGCTGGAAGCCCGCATCAAGGAGGAGCTGGAAGCCAACCCCGCTTTGGAAGAAGGCGACGAAGCCGACGACGACTTCGAGGACCAGGAAACCGGCGACGATAGCGGCGACGATACCGACGACTTCGACGACCCGGACGCCGAGTTCGACAACCCCGACAATACGCTGGAGGAGGACTTCGACCAGGGCAGCGAGGAGCAGCCCGAAATCGAGCTGCCCGCCAAAGATGAGCCCGTGGAGCAGAAGGAGTCGGAAAGCGCCGACGACCTCGACCTGAGCGACTACCTCAACGACGACGAAATAGCCGGCTACAAAATGCAGGGCGACGGCCCCGGCGACGACGACGACGACCGGGAAATGCCCTTGGCCGACACCAGCGGCTCGCTGATCGACAGCCTGCTCGACCAGCTGGGCTTCGCCAGCCTCGACGAGAAGCAGGAAGCAATTGGCCGCCAGCTCATCGGCTCTATCGACGGCGACGGCTACATCCGCCGCGACTTGTCAGCTATTGCCAACGACCTGGCCTTTGCCCAGAACATTGAGGCCACCGAGGCCGAGGTGGAAAGCGTGCTGCACGTGGTGCAGAGCTTCGACCCGGCCGGCATCGGGGCCCGCGACCTGCAGGAGTGCCTGCTGTTGCAGCTGGAGCGCCGCCCGCAGGACGAGGCCACCGAGCACGCCGAGCAGATCCTCAACGAAACCTTCGACGAGTTCACCAAAAAGCACTACCCCCGCATTCAGCAAAAGCTGGACCTGGAAGACGACGAGCTGAAGGATGCCATTGCCCTGATTCTCAAGCTCAACCCCAAGCCCGGCGGCACCGGCCCCGTGGGCATGGGCAAGGTGCAGTACATCATCCCCGACTTCATCCTGACCAACGACAACGGCAGCTTCAACCTCACGCTCAACTCGCGCAACGCCCCCGACCTGCGCGTAAGCCCGGCCTATACGGAGATGTTCCGGGCCTACGACAAGGGCGCCAAGAAAGACAAGAAGCTCAAGGAAGCCGTGACCTTCGTGAAGCAGAAGCTGGACTCGGCCAAGTGGTTTATTGATGCCATCCGGCAGCGCCAAAACACGCTGCTGCGCACCATGGACGCCATTGTGCGCTACCAGCGCGAGTTCTTCGCCGAGGGCGACGAGAGCAAGCTGCGCCCGATGATTCTCAAGGACATAGCCCAGGAAATCAGCATGGACATCAGCACCGTGAGCCGGGTGGCCAACTCGAAATCGGTGCAGACGGAGTTTGGCATCTACCCGCTCAAGTACTTCTTCTCCGAAGGCATTGCCACCGATTCGGGCGAGGATGCCAGCTCGCGCGAGGTGAAGCACATCCTGAAGGAAATCATCGAGGGCGAGAAGAAAGACCGGCCCCTGAGTGACGACAAGCTGGAAAAAATGCTGAACGCCCGCGGCTACAACATTGCCCGCCGCACCGTGGCCAAGTACCGCGAGCAGCTCAACATCCCGGTGGCCCGCCTGCGCAAAGAGCTGTAG
- a CDS encoding alginate O-acetyltransferase AlgX-related protein, protein MKRLLLFGLLAVLLLPALQAEFHFVQLQPLGGFEERSSYPGFSQEALLDNTYQTAIERYTEERLGFREWLIRIYNQWNYSLLGRLRNTTIAVGRDEQLYQFATINSYLGRDFLGDDEIAFRLRRLRRVQDTLRAHGTQLLVVLAPGKARIVPEFLPDSCAQVLAVHPSNLDVLARRLPESGIAVLDAGQLLLRWKDTVDYPLFPRTGTHWSGFAVSLLADTLFRRAEALTGHDLPDFQRSGGVVRTQIADLRHTDNDLGNLLNLVWNVAPYPLYYPEVVFQPAEGKHQLNALIIGDSFAQSLYGFYPYFDKLLAPQARFWSYNQYTFWPEQTPNESRTVHDLNLREQYAGRDIVILLATEQNLPQFGFGFIDDAFNLYVPRTAKDSLRTQKLEKQILASPDWAEQMARKATEQNRDLLQVVHDDAQYMADRER, encoded by the coding sequence TTGAAACGACTTCTACTCTTCGGCCTGCTGGCGGTGTTGCTATTGCCAGCTCTGCAAGCCGAGTTTCACTTCGTGCAGCTACAACCGCTGGGCGGGTTTGAGGAGCGCAGCTCTTACCCGGGCTTCAGCCAGGAAGCCCTGCTCGATAACACGTACCAGACTGCCATCGAGCGGTATACGGAGGAGCGCCTGGGTTTTCGCGAATGGCTGATCCGCATCTACAACCAGTGGAACTACTCGTTGCTGGGCCGGCTGCGCAACACCACCATTGCCGTTGGGCGCGACGAGCAGCTTTACCAGTTTGCCACCATCAACTCTTACCTCGGGCGCGACTTTCTCGGCGACGACGAAATTGCGTTTCGGCTCCGCCGGCTTCGGCGGGTGCAGGACACTCTGCGGGCCCACGGCACCCAGCTATTGGTAGTGCTGGCTCCCGGCAAGGCCCGTATCGTACCGGAGTTTCTGCCTGACTCATGCGCGCAAGTGCTGGCAGTGCACCCTTCCAACCTCGACGTGCTGGCGCGGCGCCTGCCCGAGTCGGGTATTGCAGTGCTGGATGCCGGCCAACTGCTACTGCGCTGGAAAGACACCGTCGACTACCCGCTGTTCCCACGCACTGGCACGCACTGGAGCGGCTTCGCAGTAAGCCTACTGGCTGATACGCTATTCCGGCGGGCCGAAGCCCTCACTGGCCACGACCTGCCGGACTTCCAGCGCAGCGGCGGCGTAGTGCGCACGCAAATAGCCGATCTGCGCCACACCGACAACGATTTGGGCAACCTGCTAAACCTGGTCTGGAACGTGGCGCCGTATCCACTGTACTACCCCGAAGTGGTTTTTCAGCCAGCTGAAGGCAAGCATCAGCTTAATGCGCTTATCATCGGCGACAGTTTTGCTCAAAGCCTGTATGGCTTCTATCCCTACTTTGATAAGCTGCTTGCACCACAGGCCCGTTTCTGGAGCTACAACCAGTACACGTTCTGGCCCGAACAGACGCCCAATGAAAGCCGCACCGTGCACGACCTCAACCTGCGCGAGCAGTACGCAGGCCGCGACATTGTGATTTTACTGGCTACAGAACAGAACCTACCCCAGTTTGGCTTCGGCTTCATTGACGACGCTTTCAACTTATATGTACCCCGTACTGCCAAGGATAGCCTGCGCACCCAGAAGCTGGAAAAGCAGATTCTGGCCAGCCCTGACTGGGCCGAGCAAATGGCCCGCAAAGCCACCGAGCAGAACCGCGACCTGCTGCAAGTAGTGCACGACGACGCCCAGTATATGGCCGACCGAGAAAGGTAG